A genomic stretch from Spiroplasma endosymbiont of Clivina fossor includes:
- a CDS encoding transposase family protein: MKFKKNNQISDKNFLRLTGIKHTTFNKMLEILKIEELKKRFRRGRTNKLSLENRILMTLEYWREYRTYFHIAKSYDISESSCYRNIKWIEDTLIKHPNFQQLTGQKSLLKDYFKDKTVIIDVTESQIQRPKKDKNSTTQEKRKNTQ; encoded by the coding sequence ATGAAATTTAAAAAAAATAATCAAATAAGTGATAAAAATTTTTTAAGATTAACTGGTATTAAACATACTACTTTTAATAAAATGCTAGAAATTTTAAAAATAGAAGAATTAAAAAAGAGATTTCGTCGCGGAAGAACCAATAAATTATCATTAGAAAATCGTATTTTAATGACTTTAGAATATTGAAGAGAATATAGAACTTATTTTCATATTGCAAAAAGTTATGATATTAGTGAAAGTAGTTGTTATAGAAATATCAAATGAATTGAAGACACTTTAATAAAACACCCTAATTTTCAACAACTTACTGGTCAAAAATCACTATTAAAAGATTATTTCAAAGATAAGACTGTTATAATTGATGTAACTGAAAGCCAAATCCAACGCCCAAAAAAAGACAAAAACAGCACTACTCAGGAAAAAAGAAAAAACACACAATAG
- a CDS encoding transposase family protein gives MKTQVIIEKDSKKIISSDFSYGKNHDFKILKDSKIKFLPETTVLVDLGYQGIQKINHNVLIPKRKSKKNPLNKEEKQNNERISKMRIVIENVFAILKKFKIISEKYRNRRKRFALRFNLIASIYNLQLLV, from the coding sequence ATAAAAACACAAGTTATAATTGAAAAAGATAGTAAAAAAATTATTAGTTCTGATTTTTCTTATGGTAAAAACCATGACTTTAAAATTTTAAAAGATTCAAAAATTAAATTTTTACCAGAAACAACTGTTTTAGTGGATTTAGGTTATCAAGGCATACAAAAAATTAATCATAATGTTTTAATTCCTAAAAGAAAATCAAAGAAAAACCCTTTAAATAAAGAAGAAAAGCAAAATAATGAGCGAATTTCAAAAATGAGAATTGTTATTGAAAATGTTTTTGCTATACTTAAAAAATTTAAAATTATTAGTGAAAAATATCGAAATCGTAGAAAAAGATTTGCTTTAAGATTTAATTTAATAGCTTCAATTTATAATTTACAACTATTAGTTTAA
- a CDS encoding transposase family protein: MKFKKNNQISDKNFLRLTGIKHTTFNKMLEILKIEELKKRFRRGRTNKLSLENRILMTLEYWREYRTYFHIAKSYDISESSCYRNIKWIEDTLIKHPNFQQLTGQKSLLKDYFKDKTVIIDVTESQIQRPKKDKNSTTQEKRKNTQ; encoded by the coding sequence ATGAAATTTAAAAAAAATAATCAAATAAGTGATAAAAATTTTTTAAGATTAACTGGTATTAAACATACTACTTTTAATAAAATGCTAGAAATTTTAAAAATAGAAGAATTAAAAAAGAGATTTCGTCGCGGAAGAACCAATAAATTATCATTAGAAAATCGTATTTTAATGACTTTAGAATATTGAAGAGAATATAGAACTTATTTTCATATTGCAAAAAGTTATGATATTAGTGAAAGTAGTTGTTATAGAAATATCAAATGAATTGAAGACACTTTAATAAAACACCCTAATTTTCAACAACTTACTGGTCAAAAATCACTATTAAAAGATTATTTCAAAGATAAGACTGTTATAATTGATGTAACTGAAAGCCAAATCCAACGCCCAAAAAAAGACAAAAACAGCACTACTCAGGAAAAAAGAAAAAACACACAATAA
- a CDS encoding IS1/IS1595 family N-terminal zinc-binding domain-containing protein → MIEVDNNYGKNNSRTSKYFNRWSIFRILWKSQTTSRINKKQKRLNEIDQKFRAQGIKCPKCESYHCVKNGHNSEGKQKYLCKNCRASFDAFRNHFIYWSHLNYEQWNLLIQISLLGQSSKTISRFIKTTLKTAWYNRQKLMKSKQLENTQLKFKKLSGKIQIDETFIKEIHKGNFKYKTDPRRIHLDPFATNTKCCIQMAIDNNNNIYVKSTNTKRLQKQWVIENMNKELINENSIITSDMQKLYFLVAKQTNSTLCVTKTTINSEASYRNLNKISKLQSSLKEALIHYHGLGFTNIQNYLNLWKWKYQHKGLTPNQQTAVLYFNRLLAKLIW, encoded by the coding sequence ATGATAGAGGTGGATAATAATTATGGAAAAAATAATTCAAGAACTAGTAAATATTTTAACAGATGATCAATTTTTAGAATTTTATGAAAAAGTCAAACAACAAGCAGAATTAATAAAAAACAAAAACGTTTAAATGAAATTGATCAAAAATTTAGAGCGCAAGGTATTAAATGCCCTAAATGTGAATCTTACCATTGCGTTAAAAATGGACATAATTCAGAAGGAAAACAAAAATATTTATGTAAAAATTGCCGTGCAAGTTTTGACGCTTTTCGTAATCATTTTATTTATTGAAGTCATTTAAATTATGAACAATGAAATTTATTGATTCAAATTTCATTGCTGGGGCAATCTAGTAAAACAATTTCTCGTTTTATTAAAACTACATTAAAAACTGCTTGATATAATCGTCAAAAATTAATGAAATCAAAACAATTAGAAAATACCCAATTAAAATTTAAAAAATTATCTGGTAAAATTCAAATCGATGAAACATTTATTAAAGAAATCCATAAAGGAAATTTCAAATATAAAACTGATCCACGAAGAATTCACCTTGACCCATTCGCAACTAATACTAAATGCTGTATTCAAATGGCAATTGATAATAATAACAATATTTATGTTAAATCCACAAACACCAAACGTTTACAAAAACAATGAGTTATTGAAAATATGAACAAAGAATTAATTAACGAAAATTCAATTATTACTTCTGATATGCAAAAATTATATTTTTTAGTAGCAAAACAAACAAATTCTACTTTATGTGTAACTAAAACAACAATTAATTCTGAAGCTAGTTATCGTAACTTAAATAAAATCAGTAAATTACAATCTAGTCTTAAAGAAGCCTTAATTCATTATCATGGTTTAGGTTTTACTAATATTCAAAATTATTTAAATCTCTGAAAATGAAAATACCAACATAAGGGTTTAACTCCAAACCAACAAACAGCGGTATTATATTTTAATAGACTTCTTGCAAAATTAATATGATAA
- the trpS gene encoding tryptophan--tRNA ligase encodes MLLKPRLLSGITNTGKITIGNYIGVIQNFIKLQEEYDVFIFVANLHAIVSIKNHDHHVLKNNIRDLVALYVACGLDPNKITIFAQSDILEHCQLGHILLCHTSMGELNRMTQFKDKAQAFKQHNNTETIPTGLFTYPALMAADILLYDATIVPVGVDQKQHLELTRNIAIRMNNKYGNIFTIPEPYIAPNGKKIMNLQNPLKKMSKSHENPKTYISLLDNLNDVTTKIKSAVTDSENKIFYDEINKPGISNLLNIYCAFTNTTIEEATNEFSDQNYGAFKEKVAKVVCHQLEIIQRKYNETIANNKWKHWLLQGKEKATKIAYKKLQLIQDKIGINY; translated from the coding sequence TTACTATTGAAACCACGCTTATTATCAGGTATTACTAATACTGGAAAAATTACTATTGGTAATTATATTGGTGTTATTCAAAATTTTATTAAATTACAAGAAGAATATGATGTTTTTATCTTTGTTGCCAATTTACACGCTATTGTCTCAATAAAAAATCATGACCACCATGTTCTTAAAAATAATATTCGTGATTTAGTTGCCTTATATGTTGCTTGCGGTTTAGATCCCAATAAGATTACGATTTTTGCTCAGTCCGACATTTTAGAACATTGCCAACTAGGTCATATTTTGCTATGTCACACATCAATGGGAGAACTAAATCGCATGACACAATTTAAAGATAAAGCACAAGCATTTAAGCAACATAATAATACTGAAACAATACCAACAGGATTATTTACTTATCCAGCATTAATGGCAGCTGATATTTTACTATATGATGCTACTATTGTTCCTGTGGGAGTTGATCAAAAGCAACATCTAGAATTAACAAGAAATATTGCGATAAGAATGAATAATAAATATGGTAATATCTTTACAATTCCAGAACCATATATTGCTCCTAATGGTAAAAAAATAATGAACCTACAAAATCCCTTAAAAAAAATGTCAAAATCACATGAAAATCCTAAAACTTATATTTCTCTCTTAGATAATTTAAATGATGTTACCACAAAAATTAAAAGTGCCGTTACTGATAGTGAAAATAAAATTTTTTATGATGAAATTAATAAACCCGGAATTAGTAATCTTTTAAATATTTACTGTGCTTTTACAAATACTACAATTGAAGAAGCAACAAATGAGTTTTCTGACCAAAATTATGGTGCTTTTAAAGAAAAAGTCGCTAAAGTTGTTTGTCATCAACTTGAAATTATTCAAAGAAAATATAACGAAACTATTGCTAATAATAAATGAAAACATTGATTATTGCAAGGAAAAGAAAAAGCAACAAAAATTGCTTACAAAAAATTGCAATTAATCCAAGATAAAATTGGGATTAATTACTAA
- a CDS encoding Cof-type HAD-IIB family hydrolase has protein sequence MIKLNHINKKRLILIDLDGTTLMNDGKTMHPLTIQGLQKTIAQGHIVCIVTGRPHRGSISFYNELGLKTLLCNFNGGHIHDPLLREFKRLVFPISYDTVKAVLKENDVIASLYNGLVEYYNKAVCLKQTENFERYFHLTDIPTDNFIIGNLLENWSGSANNIVLQLKSPQHLDKVIRSLEKYTNTLKINIWTHDNDKEHPVLDLSNKFINKGMAAEILSQYYNIDIRDVIAFGDEFNDLEMITKVGYGIVMKNGIETLKVFSKDITEHTNDEGGVGIYLEKLLNL, from the coding sequence ATGATTAAACTTAATCATATTAATAAAAAACGATTAATCCTTATTGACCTTGATGGAACTACATTAATGAATGATGGAAAAACAATGCATCCATTAACTATTCAAGGATTACAAAAAACTATTGCTCAAGGTCATATTGTTTGTATTGTTACAGGAAGACCCCATCGTGGAAGTATTTCATTTTATAATGAACTAGGATTAAAAACATTACTTTGCAATTTTAATGGTGGTCACATTCATGATCCATTATTAAGAGAATTTAAACGCTTAGTATTTCCAATTTCTTATGATACCGTAAAAGCAGTTTTAAAAGAAAACGATGTCATAGCTTCCTTATATAATGGTCTTGTAGAATACTACAACAAAGCAGTATGCTTAAAACAAACGGAAAATTTTGAACGCTACTTTCATTTAACAGACATTCCAACAGATAATTTTATTATTGGTAATCTTTTAGAAAACTGAAGTGGTTCTGCTAATAATATTGTTTTGCAATTAAAAAGTCCTCAACATTTAGATAAAGTTATTCGTAGTTTAGAAAAATATACTAATACTTTAAAAATTAATATTTGAACTCATGATAATGACAAAGAACATCCTGTCCTAGACCTATCAAATAAATTTATTAATAAAGGGATGGCAGCTGAGATTCTTTCACAATATTACAATATAGATATTAGAGATGTTATTGCTTTTGGTGATGAATTTAATGATTTAGAAATGATTACCAAAGTTGGTTATGGTATTGTAATGAAAAATGGTATTGAAACTTTAAAAGTATTTTCTAAAGATATTACTGAACATACTAATGATGAAGGTGGTGTTGGCATATATTTAGAAAAACTATTAAACTTATAA